The following nucleotide sequence is from Fibrobacter sp..
CAGAGGAACCTGCTGATGTGGCTGTTGCCCCCAAGGCTGTTCGCGGTGGCGAACGCGTTCCCGTGGAACCTGTCGCAGAACCTGCAGCTCCGGCAGAAACAAAGTCTGCTGAACCTACCCGCAAGGCCGTCTATTACGAAACAGTCTATACCAACGAGGAAGGCCGCCCGGTACGTACCCTGTACGTAGCAGAACATTCCGGCAAGGATACCGTGACCATGGATGAACTGATGGGTCTTCGTCCTATGAAGTTCAAGATTGGTGCATCCGGTTCCGTTGGTTCCTACGTTCTTAGCGGTAACGATTGGGATTCCGATAGCTTTAGCGGCATGAACTGGCGCGCCGGTATTTCCGCCATCATTCCCTTGAATGAATACACCATGGGTCTTCGTCTCGGTGTTTTCTACGACCACAGCGAAGCTAGCGAATCCTATTACTATAACGATATCGCTACCAACTTCTCCTTTGAAAACAACAAGATTGATATTCCGGTCCTGTTCACCTTCAAGTCTGCCGCTTCCAGATTCTACTTCGATCTCGGTGCAGAACTTTCCGTTCCTGTCAAGGACAACATGAAGATTTCCTACACCGACTCCAAGGGAACCAAGCACAAGAGCAAGACCGACATGATGGATGAGGATTTCCGCAAGTCTTTGGACTGGGGCTTCATCTTCGGTTTCTCCATTATGGCAAACGACTACATCTCCCTGGATATCCGCGCAGATGTTGGCCTGTCTGATCTTTACAGTTCCTACGAAAAGCTGGACCTTGGTCTGAGCAACTCCTCCTTCAACGTAGGCATTTCTGTCTACCCGTTCTAAGGCTAGCTAGAATATATGATTTTGCCTATTTTTGCTGTAATCGTTGGCCTGGTGATCCTGGTCTGGAGTGCCGACAAGTTTGTTGATGGGGCGGTTGGCGTTGCACGCTTTTGCGGAATGTCCACCCTTCTTATCGGCATGGTTGTTGTGGGCTTTGGAACCAGCGCTCCCGAAATGGTTGTGTCCGCATTGTCTGCCTTGCAGGGAAATCCGGAACTTGCCCTTGGTAACGCCTACGGTAGCAATATCGCAAATATCGCCTTGATTCTTGGTGTAACCGCCTTGATTTCGCCGATTCTGGTACAGCGTTCTGTGCTGAAGAAGGATTTGCCGTTGCTCATTGGTGTTACGGCTCTTTCCATTATTTTGCTTATGGACGGGAATGTTTCCCGTGTGGATGGCTTCATCTTCCTTGGTGTTTTCTTTGCTGTCATGGCATTTAACATCTGGAAAGAAAAGAAGTCCGCTGCGGCGGAAGTTCCCGAAGAGTCTTTCTCGGAAGAAAAGCCCTCTCTGGGCAAGTCTGTAATGTGGCTGGTTCTTGGCATGGCCCTTCTGGTTGGAAGCTCCCGTGCCCTGGTCTGGGGTGCCGTAGAAATCGCCCGCAGTTTTGGTGTCAGCGACCTTCTGATTGGATTGACGATTGTTGCCATAGGAACGTCCTTGCCTGAACTGGCTAGTTCCATTGCGGCAGCTCGTAAGGGAGAAGACGATTTGGCTGTTGGAAACATTATCGGTTCCAACCTCTTCAATACTTTGATGGTGGTGGGCATTGCCTCTACTATTGCCCCGATGGAAACCATTGAGCATCAGGTAATCACTCGCGATATGCCCTTGATGACAGCCTTGACGGTAGCCCTGTTCCTCCTGGGCTTCAGACGTAAGGGCGATGGTCGCATTAACCGAATTGCCGGTGTGGTTTTCCTGCTGGTTTATGTGGGATACCTTGGAATGCTTATTGCCGATGCGACGGGCGTTTAATCGCAGAGTGCTGCGAAGTAGAATGAATTTTGCTTATGCGGCGGATTAGTCCTAGTGTATCTTTGCAAGGCTAGGACTATTTTTGTTTATGCAGCGGATTAGTCCTAGTGTATCTTTGCAAGGCTAGGACTAATTTTGTTTAAGCAGCGGATTAGTCCTAGTGTACCAATGCATGGCTAGGACTAATTTTGTTTAAGCAGCGGATTAGTCCTAGTGTACCAATGCATGGCTAAGACTAATTTTGCTTATGCTGCAGATTAGTCCTAGTGCCCCCCAGAAAGGCTAGGACTAATTTTGCTTATGCGGCGGATTAGTCCTATTTTATGTTTTTGGATTGCTGCGCGTTGATGCGTACCTGCAGAAAACTGCGGGGCTTAACAAGGTTTAGCCTATCGGCGGGAAGAAAATGTAGGCGATGGCGATGGCTGCAATGACGCCAACGGCATCAGCTATAAGGGCGCAGGTTACGGCGTGGCGAGTCTTCTTGACGCCTACGGAACCGAAGTATACGGCGATGATGTAGAAGGTGGTGTCGGCGGCGCCCTGGAACATGCAACTGAGGCGGCCTGCGAAACTGTCGGGGCCAAGAGTCTTCATGGCGTCAATCATCA
It contains:
- a CDS encoding PorT family protein translates to MNFKIASVLSAALVSAVFAQEAAPAAPAPEAAPVAAPATENVPAAEQAAQEQPAQEQAAAPAAEAAPAETAAPVAEAPVAEPAAEPVAAPAEEPADVAVAPKAVRGGERVPVEPVAEPAAPAETKSAEPTRKAVYYETVYTNEEGRPVRTLYVAEHSGKDTVTMDELMGLRPMKFKIGASGSVGSYVLSGNDWDSDSFSGMNWRAGISAIIPLNEYTMGLRLGVFYDHSEASESYYYNDIATNFSFENNKIDIPVLFTFKSAASRFYFDLGAELSVPVKDNMKISYTDSKGTKHKSKTDMMDEDFRKSLDWGFIFGFSIMANDYISLDIRADVGLSDLYSSYEKLDLGLSNSSFNVGISVYPF
- a CDS encoding calcium/sodium antiporter: MILPIFAVIVGLVILVWSADKFVDGAVGVARFCGMSTLLIGMVVVGFGTSAPEMVVSALSALQGNPELALGNAYGSNIANIALILGVTALISPILVQRSVLKKDLPLLIGVTALSIILLMDGNVSRVDGFIFLGVFFAVMAFNIWKEKKSAAAEVPEESFSEEKPSLGKSVMWLVLGMALLVGSSRALVWGAVEIARSFGVSDLLIGLTIVAIGTSLPELASSIAAARKGEDDLAVGNIIGSNLFNTLMVVGIASTIAPMETIEHQVITRDMPLMTALTVALFLLGFRRKGDGRINRIAGVVFLLVYVGYLGMLIADATGV